The DNA sequence GACTCGGTCCATGCGCTCGTGGCGAGCGTCGGACGCTAGCTCACTCTTCCCCATCTCCCCTCCCATATCCAATTATGACAATGAGTTACGTCATAATATATGAGCTGGTTTTGGGACGTCCCCACGGCCCCCGAGAGCGCCAAACGGGGGTCGCCAGGGCATCGAGCGAGGGTCTACGGCCCGATGGAGCTCAGGCGCAGACCGACGTCGTTCAGGGGGGCAAGGACACCGGCGTCTCGGACTGGCAGCACTGCGCTGGCTCGAATCCGTCCATGTCTGGATGGGACAGGTTTTCCACAGTCGCCCCCGCAAACGCAACCCGACACGCGATCGAGGCGCCCTTCCGCCCCTAGTGGCTCAACGAATACAGAACCAAATTGATGCCGAGCGCGTACGCCTCGGGCGAGAACTTGAGAAAGTAGTCGTAGTCCTCTCCTTCGCGCTCCCACCCATCGGCGATGTCGGTATTGTGCGTCATCATGACGAGCGGGCGGCCCTCCTCATCGAAGATCGCCCTCAGGTGGGGCGTCGCGCTCTCGCGTCCACGTTCTGAAGTGCCGCGCCCGCCGTTTCGACGCCACCACTGGATAGACGGAATCTGCGGGACCTCCTCGACCACGTAGAGTGTGTGCATGAGCATGTGGTCGGGGGTGATGTCGACGATCGGGTAGTCAGGCAGCACCCGGCCGATCTCGTTCTCCCACTGCTGCCAGGCCCTGTCGCCCCAGAAATCGTCGACCCAAATGAAGCCGCCCTTCAACAAGTAGTCGCGTAGCCGAACGACCTCGAGCTCGCTGAACCCGACCGTGCCCACGTCGGACATGAAGATGAAGGGGCACTCGTACAGCTCCTCCTGCGTAGCGCGCACGACCGAGTTGCCGGGCTGTCCGTCGCTCCAACGAGCCGGCTTGGCAGTCGTGAGCTCCTCGAATCGAGTTAGAAAGTTGTAGTCCGATCCGGGGTAGTCCGTATTCCAGCCGTAGCCGCCTCGCTCGCTGCGGACGCTCTGATAGAGAAGCCGGCAGAAGGTGAATCCACGATCGCGGACTCCATTGGAGGCGGTGGGCAAGCCCTCCCGATAAGGGTTCGGGATCCAACCGGTACGCCACCTTCTCTGCTGGTACTGGAAGGCCGAGAGCAGAAGTACGATTGCGAGCGGCACCAGGTAGCGGGCGCGTCGCAGGGCCGTGCTTCTCCACCGATTCATCATTCGTCCAGCACCTGCTCCAGGAAGCGCGGCATGAGCGACTCGGCCTCTGGCGTCTCCGGTGTCCTGTCCCGGAACTCTTCGAGGGTCGAGGCACCCGTCAGAGCAAGGTATGCGGGGTAACGCGCGACCCGCGCAATGAGTCCGGCCCGATCGAGCTCAGGGTGGAACTGCGTTGCGTAGATCGGCTTGTCCGAAAAGCAAAAGGCCTCGTTCTCGATGGTCTCGCTCGAGGCTAGCAAGACCGCGTCGTCGGGCAGCGCGGTCACGATATCCTCGTGACCGATCTGCACCGGAAACCGTGGACCGAGGGGTCCGAACACCGGATCGCGCTCTCCTTCTGACGTGAGCTCCAACCATACCGTACCCACCTCGGCGCGCTCACGGTCCGTGATCACTTCTCCGCCCAAGGCGCGGGCGAGTGCCTGGAAGCCCCAACAGGAGGCGAACGTGGGCTTCGCCGACTCATACAGGCCGACCATCGTGTCGAGGGCGGCTGGCAGCCACGAACCCCCTCTCACCACGGAGTAGTCGCCGCTTCCTCCGATCAGCACGACGTCCACCGAGTCGAGGAGTGCCGGAGCCGGAGCCCCCGAGAGGAGATCGAAGACCTGGAGCCGCCCGTTCTCGGTGCCGAGCGCGCGCGCGAAGCATGAGACCTCGTGCTCGCGGATCGGGTCACCGGCATTTCGCACCTGGAGGAGGAGAAATCGAGGATGTTCGCCCAAGGATCGCCGCCTGAGTGGGATGATCGGAAGACCGAAACTACCCGATTCGACCGGATCGTGCGCTCGGCCTTCGTCACACACGGCAACTTCCCGTCGTCACCAGATGTATACGACGGTCGCTGGGAGATCGCGGAAGCTCTCTACATC is a window from the Gemmatimonadota bacterium genome containing:
- a CDS encoding DUF4159 domain-containing protein — its product is MMNRWRSTALRRARYLVPLAIVLLLSAFQYQQRRWRTGWIPNPYREGLPTASNGVRDRGFTFCRLLYQSVRSERGGYGWNTDYPGSDYNFLTRFEELTTAKPARWSDGQPGNSVVRATQEELYECPFIFMSDVGTVGFSELEVVRLRDYLLKGGFIWVDDFWGDRAWQQWENEIGRVLPDYPIVDITPDHMLMHTLYVVEEVPQIPSIQWWRRNGGRGTSERGRESATPHLRAIFDEEGRPLVMMTHNTDIADGWEREGEDYDYFLKFSPEAYALGINLVLYSLSH
- a CDS encoding type 1 glutamine amidotransferase, with translation MGEHPRFLLLQVRNAGDPIREHEVSCFARALGTENGRLQVFDLLSGAPAPALLDSVDVVLIGGSGDYSVVRGGSWLPAALDTMVGLYESAKPTFASCWGFQALARALGGEVITDRERAEVGTVWLELTSEGERDPVFGPLGPRFPVQIGHEDIVTALPDDAVLLASSETIENEAFCFSDKPIYATQFHPELDRAGLIARVARYPAYLALTGASTLEEFRDRTPETPEAESLMPRFLEQVLDE